In Opitutaceae bacterium, the sequence TCTCTCCCGGAGTTCTTCGGCGTAGCCGAAGTCGATAAAAACTGTGCGGAGCCCGGCGCGCTTCCCACAATCAATGTCTCTCCACCGGTCCCCTACCATCCAGGAGAGCGCGAGGTCGATGCCAAGTGCTGACGCTGCGTCAATTACCATGCCTGGCTCGGGTTTCCTTCTCCGCGAGGCCTCGCCGCGACCGGGATCGTAGCAGACCTCGATGCGGCTGATCTCGGGAACAAGCGAAAGGAGTCGCGCGTTCATGGCCTCGACAGCTTCCCGGGACTGGTCACCTCGTCCGACGTCCGGCTGGTTCGTGACGACGACAAGCACGAAGCCCGCCGACGCCAGGGCCTTGCAGCCGGCCGGCACATCCGGGAACAGCTCGAACTGGTCGACGGCTTGCGGAGGGTAGGGCTTGCCGTCGCGGATGACCTGGCGGTTGAGGGTGCCGTCGCGGTCGAGGAAGACCGCTGGCTTCAGGAGTGCCGGCGTTTCGCTCAAGGCTTGGCGACGACGCTCTCCCACTTGGTCTGGTTGATCTTCACGTCCGGATGAGACACCCAGAGGTGCCAGATCACGGCCTGGAAAGCCTCGGAGTGGGGGGTGACATTGTTGGCGTTGACGGTGGGCACGATCACACAGGCATCCGCAACCTTCGCGGTGTAGCCGCCGTCCTTGCCCACGATGCCGATGACACGTGCGCCGACCTGCTTCGCGAGCTGAAGCGCGGCGACGAGGTTGGGCGAGACGTTCTTCTCGAGGTTGCCGCCGCCCACGGAGAGGATGAGGAGGGCATCCTTCGCGTTCAGGCGCGAGCCGCGCAGCCACTCGACGAAAACGCTGGCCCAGCCGTCGTCGTTGGTGCGGGCGGTCAGCTCTGACACATTGTCAGTTGGGGCGTAGACCTCGAGGCCGGCGATCTTTCGGAAATCGTTGACGGCATGCGAGGCGTTGGCGGCGCTGCCGCCGACGCCGAGAATAAAGAGGCGGCCGCCGCGCTCGCGGACCCCGACGAGCTCGCGGACGCACTTCTCGCAGTCATCGGGATTGATCTTCGAGACGATTTCGGCCGTCTCGCGGAGGTGTTGAACGGAATAGGACATGGGAGTTGTTTTGCTTAACGGGGTAGACAGGAGAGGTGCGGACGGCGAACAGTTTCAGCGGCTGCGTTTCTGGGAGGTAAGCAGGTCGTCGAGTTCCTTGAGCCCTGCGTGTGAACCAATCTCGTAGAAGCGCTGGTGGATCTCGAAACCGACGAGCTCGCCCTTTGCAACAAGCGCCTTCTGGACGTCGGCGAGGTCGACCACCTCGGTGCGCGAGAAGCCATCAAACGCGGACGCGCGAAAAACCCCGAGGCCGTAGTCGATGTGCTGCA encodes:
- a CDS encoding HAD-IIIA family hydrolase translates to MSETPALLKPAVFLDRDGTLNRQVIRDGKPYPPQAVDQFELFPDVPAGCKALASAGFVLVVVTNQPDVGRGDQSREAVEAMNARLLSLVPEISRIEVCYDPGRGEASRRRKPEPGMVIDAASALGIDLALSWMVGDRWRDIDCGKRAGLRTVFIDFGYAEELRERPDHIVKTFTGAVECILKSER
- a CDS encoding SIS domain-containing protein — translated: MSYSVQHLRETAEIVSKINPDDCEKCVRELVGVRERGGRLFILGVGGSAANASHAVNDFRKIAGLEVYAPTDNVSELTARTNDDGWASVFVEWLRGSRLNAKDALLILSVGGGNLEKNVSPNLVAALQLAKQVGARVIGIVGKDGGYTAKVADACVIVPTVNANNVTPHSEAFQAVIWHLWVSHPDVKINQTKWESVVAKP